In the genome of Candidatus Margulisiibacteriota bacterium, the window GCTCCTGTATCAAGACTTGAAGAAATTGAAGTTAACATTCAAAATATTTCAGGAGGTAAGCTAAACAAAGAAAGTGGAGAAGTTAAATGGGAGTTTACGTTAAAACCAATGG includes:
- a CDS encoding DUF4139 domain-containing protein: APVSRLEEIEVNIQNISGGKLNKESGEVKWEFTLKPMEKKEFVLKYSVKYPKSRNLTIE